In Yersinia enterocolitica subsp. enterocolitica, one DNA window encodes the following:
- a CDS encoding winged helix-turn-helix transcriptional regulator, with the protein MMKSQNLMGNTAFPEQVRRGELLNANCPSREILKRITSRWGVLVLIALSNETLRFSALRRKIGGVSEKMLAQTLQNLEEDGFIERIAYPVVPPHVEYKLTPLGKEAQEQVEGLALWLEENLHRIMEKRQQRAAS; encoded by the coding sequence ATGATGAAATCGCAAAATTTAATGGGCAATACTGCATTTCCGGAGCAAGTTCGGCGTGGCGAATTGCTTAATGCAAATTGTCCATCAAGAGAAATCCTCAAACGAATCACCAGCCGCTGGGGGGTGTTGGTACTTATTGCTCTGAGTAATGAAACTTTGCGTTTTAGTGCCTTGAGAAGAAAGATTGGTGGTGTCAGTGAAAAAATGCTGGCGCAAACCCTGCAAAATCTAGAAGAGGACGGGTTTATTGAGCGTATTGCCTATCCGGTCGTACCACCTCATGTGGAATATAAGTTAACCCCCTTGGGGAAAGAGGCGCAGGAGCAAGTAGAAGGGCTGGCGCTTTGGCTTGAGGAAAACTTGCACCGCATTATGGAAAAACGGCAACAGCGCGCGGCTTCATAA
- a CDS encoding SDR family oxidoreductase gives MIAVTGATGQLGRLVINALLKKVSASEIIAAVRSPEKASDLAALGVQVRKADYSQPATLEAAFQGVDKLLLISSSEVGQRVAQHAAVINAAKHAGVKLLAYTSLLHADKSTLGLGDEHRATEALLRESGLPVVLLRNGWYTENYAASIAPSLDHGAFIGAAGDGRIASATREDYAQAAAAVLTQENQAGKIYELAGDDSYTLAEFSAEIARQSGKPVEYKNLSEADFKQALIGAGLPEGFASLLADSDAGAAKGGLFDDSHTLSKLIGRPTTPYAKVIAATLATR, from the coding sequence ATGATCGCAGTAACCGGTGCTACAGGCCAACTCGGCCGCCTTGTTATCAACGCATTACTTAAAAAAGTATCTGCTAGTGAAATTATTGCCGCAGTCCGCAGCCCTGAGAAAGCCAGTGATTTGGCAGCATTAGGGGTTCAGGTACGTAAAGCAGATTATAGCCAACCTGCTACATTGGAGGCTGCATTCCAAGGGGTCGATAAACTGCTGCTAATCTCATCAAGTGAAGTAGGACAGCGTGTTGCACAGCACGCCGCAGTCATTAATGCTGCCAAACACGCAGGTGTGAAACTGCTTGCGTATACCAGCTTGCTGCATGCCGATAAAAGCACGCTGGGATTAGGTGACGAACACCGTGCCACAGAAGCACTGTTGCGCGAATCCGGCCTGCCTGTGGTGTTATTGCGAAACGGCTGGTACACCGAAAACTACGCCGCAAGTATTGCGCCATCCTTGGATCATGGTGCATTCATCGGTGCAGCCGGTGATGGACGTATCGCCTCAGCTACCCGCGAAGATTATGCGCAAGCCGCTGCTGCGGTGCTAACCCAAGAAAATCAAGCCGGTAAAATTTATGAATTAGCCGGGGATGACAGCTACACATTGGCTGAATTCTCAGCAGAGATTGCACGCCAGTCAGGTAAACCCGTGGAATACAAAAACCTGTCTGAAGCTGACTTCAAGCAAGCGCTGATTGGTGCCGGTTTACCGGAAGGTTTCGCGAGTTTGTTAGCAGATTCTGATGCGGGTGCCGCTAAAGGCGGGCTATTTGATGATAGCCATACATTGAGCAAACTTATTGGCCGCCCAACCACACCTTATGCCAAGGTGATTGCGGCAACACTGGCTACACGTTAA
- the umuD gene encoding translesion error-prone DNA polymerase V autoproteolytic subunit, with protein MSAFGNAAQDYIEKRIDINEHCIVHPAATFFMTAEGESLIAAGIHHGALLVIDRSLPAKHGDIVVATIGGEFSIKRLYLRPTPRLEALNAGTPALILCEGDEDLVIFGVITFCINKLR; from the coding sequence ATGAGTGCATTTGGCAATGCTGCACAAGACTATATTGAAAAGAGAATCGATATTAATGAGCACTGCATTGTGCATCCTGCCGCTACTTTTTTTATGACTGCCGAAGGTGAGTCGTTGATCGCGGCGGGAATCCATCATGGCGCACTGCTAGTGATAGATCGCAGTTTACCGGCAAAACACGGGGATATTGTGGTCGCCACCATTGGGGGGGAATTCAGTATTAAGCGCCTTTATTTACGGCCCACACCTCGTCTTGAAGCCCTTAATGCAGGCACTCCAGCGTTAATATTGTGTGAGGGAGATGAGGATTTGGTCATTTTTGGTGTTATTACTTTCTGTATCAATAAGTTAAGATAA
- the umuC gene encoding translesion error-prone DNA polymerase V subunit UmuC produces MFALVDVNSFYASCETVFRPDLYGRPVVVLSNNDGCVIARSREAKEVGILMGAPYFKIQQVMRQHGVTAFSSNYALYSDMSARVMTILEQLAPGIEIYSIDEAFLNLKGVQHSIALEEFGRYVRDQIRKLTGLHVGVGIAPSKTLAKLANHAAKLWHKTEGVVDLSSPVRQRKLLALMPVAEIWGVGRRTAKKLEMMGITTALQLSEASPPFIRKNFSVVLERTVRELRGEACLAVAEFAPTKQQIICSRSFSERITEYQNIREAVCSYAEKAAEKLRKEHQYCRHVSTFIKTSPFAPNEIYYSNHASTYLTFPTLDSRDIIAAALKCLRIIWRPGHRYLKAGIVLGEFSSQGISQLGLFDESKPRINSEQLMAAIDKINQSGKSRIAFVGQGINQEWQMKREMLSPAYTTRVRDCPTATIK; encoded by the coding sequence ATGTTTGCCTTAGTTGATGTAAATTCTTTCTATGCCAGTTGTGAAACTGTGTTTCGCCCTGATTTATACGGTCGCCCAGTGGTGGTGCTCTCTAATAATGACGGATGCGTCATTGCCCGTAGCCGGGAGGCCAAGGAAGTAGGTATACTAATGGGCGCACCCTATTTTAAAATTCAACAAGTTATGCGCCAACATGGTGTTACCGCATTCAGCAGTAATTATGCGCTCTACAGTGACATGTCCGCCCGTGTGATGACTATCCTCGAACAACTGGCCCCAGGAATCGAGATTTACTCAATCGATGAAGCATTTCTCAATCTAAAAGGTGTCCAGCATTCCATTGCGCTGGAAGAGTTTGGTCGGTATGTCCGCGATCAGATACGGAAATTGACCGGTTTACATGTTGGTGTGGGCATTGCTCCCAGCAAAACCTTAGCTAAACTGGCCAATCATGCTGCCAAGTTATGGCATAAAACCGAAGGCGTGGTTGATTTATCCAGCCCGGTGCGTCAGCGTAAACTATTGGCGCTGATGCCTGTCGCTGAAATTTGGGGAGTGGGCCGTCGTACCGCGAAAAAACTTGAAATGATGGGGATAACCACCGCCCTGCAATTATCAGAAGCCAGTCCTCCTTTTATACGTAAAAATTTCAGTGTTGTATTGGAGCGAACAGTCAGAGAGTTACGTGGGGAAGCGTGTTTAGCTGTTGCAGAATTTGCCCCTACAAAACAACAAATAATCTGTTCGCGATCATTTAGTGAACGAATTACCGAATATCAAAACATACGCGAAGCTGTGTGCAGTTATGCCGAGAAAGCCGCCGAAAAACTGCGAAAAGAGCATCAATATTGCCGCCATGTCTCGACATTTATCAAAACCAGCCCCTTTGCGCCAAACGAGATATATTACAGTAATCATGCCAGTACCTACCTCACTTTCCCGACACTGGATTCGCGGGATATTATTGCCGCCGCTCTTAAATGCCTGAGGATCATTTGGCGGCCCGGTCATCGTTACCTGAAAGCAGGAATTGTATTAGGGGAGTTTTCAAGCCAGGGGATCTCACAATTGGGGTTGTTTGATGAAAGCAAACCGCGCATCAACAGTGAACAACTCATGGCGGCTATCGACAAAATTAATCAGTCCGGTAAAAGCAGAATAGCCTTTGTCGGACAAGGAATTAATCAAGAATGGCAGATGAAACGCGAGATGTTATCACCGGCATATACTACTCGCGTTAGAGATTGCCCAACAGCAACCATCAAATGA
- a CDS encoding methyl-accepting chemotaxis protein, giving the protein MRVNKPVSRQEYPIGRDTTLQSTTDIQGNITYANAAFVRASGFEYQNLLGQPHNMVRHPDMPPAAFADMWQTLNAGLSWSSLVKNRRQNGDYYWVRANATPLRHDGRLTGYISVRIAPTREEVKQAEALYGDFNSGKAKQRRIALHRGLIVRTGWLSFRSLFQTLPLRWRLRGALLIAALLPTVAAKGMGISGLPLLGLGATTLFSSLITSLWLERQVSRPIAAILQQAQDVSSGQAGDYVQLNRVDEIGYLMRSVNQLGLNLRSLTDDVSGQVDGINTASSEIAAGNRELKVRTEQATANLQHIVSATEQLVATVQNSANSANETTSLAAMSSHAAEQGSELMHEVIKTMGTINDSSHRIVDIISVIEGIAFQTNILALNAAVEAARAGEQGRGFAVVASEVRHLAQRSSTAAKEIKHLIETSVERIRDGSALVQNAGATMDNIVKQAGQVSALISEISTSTHEQTQALGQISQSIGQLDQMTHQNAAMVEQYAGAAEELAHRTLRLTAAVRIYRPVN; this is encoded by the coding sequence ATGCGAGTGAACAAACCTGTCAGCCGACAGGAGTATCCCATTGGTCGCGATACCACCTTGCAATCAACAACTGATATTCAAGGTAATATCACCTACGCCAATGCTGCCTTTGTTCGTGCCAGTGGTTTTGAATATCAGAACTTGCTGGGTCAACCTCACAATATGGTGCGGCACCCGGACATGCCCCCCGCTGCCTTTGCTGATATGTGGCAGACGTTGAATGCGGGGTTATCCTGGTCATCATTGGTCAAGAATCGTCGTCAAAATGGCGACTATTATTGGGTGCGCGCTAATGCCACCCCATTGCGCCATGATGGACGTTTGACCGGTTATATTTCAGTGCGAATTGCGCCTACCCGCGAAGAAGTTAAGCAAGCGGAGGCGCTCTATGGCGATTTCAACTCAGGCAAAGCCAAACAACGCCGCATTGCGCTGCATCGAGGGTTGATTGTCCGCACCGGCTGGCTCTCTTTCCGTTCATTATTTCAAACGCTGCCGCTACGCTGGCGTTTGCGTGGTGCATTACTGATTGCAGCACTGCTGCCGACGGTGGCAGCCAAAGGGATGGGTATTTCCGGTTTACCTTTACTCGGTTTAGGAGCGACCACCCTTTTCAGTAGCCTGATCACCTCACTTTGGCTTGAGCGCCAGGTCTCACGCCCGATCGCGGCAATTTTACAGCAAGCGCAGGATGTCTCTTCCGGGCAAGCCGGTGACTATGTGCAATTGAACCGCGTTGATGAAATTGGCTATCTGATGCGTAGCGTCAATCAGTTGGGCTTGAATCTTCGTTCGCTGACAGACGACGTCAGTGGCCAGGTTGATGGTATTAACACCGCCAGCAGTGAAATTGCCGCAGGGAATCGCGAACTAAAAGTGCGGACAGAACAAGCCACTGCTAATTTACAACATATCGTCAGTGCGACGGAGCAATTGGTGGCAACAGTACAAAACAGTGCTAATAGTGCCAATGAGACTACATCACTGGCCGCCATGAGCAGTCATGCGGCAGAACAAGGCAGTGAGTTAATGCATGAAGTCATAAAAACCATGGGCACGATTAATGATTCCAGCCATCGAATTGTCGATATTATCAGTGTAATTGAAGGTATTGCTTTCCAAACCAATATATTAGCGCTCAATGCTGCAGTCGAAGCAGCCAGAGCAGGAGAACAAGGCCGTGGCTTCGCGGTGGTTGCCAGTGAAGTTCGTCATCTGGCACAACGTTCCTCCACTGCGGCAAAAGAAATTAAACACTTAATTGAAACCAGTGTGGAGCGCATTCGTGATGGTAGCGCATTAGTCCAAAATGCCGGCGCTACCATGGACAATATCGTCAAACAGGCTGGGCAGGTTTCTGCTTTAATTAGTGAAATCAGTACCTCAACTCATGAACAGACGCAAGCTCTTGGCCAGATTAGCCAATCAATTGGTCAGTTGGATCAAATGACGCACCAAAATGCGGCGATGGTCGAACAGTATGCTGGTGCGGCAGAGGAACTGGCTCACCGAACTTTACGTCTAACCGCTGCGGTGAGAATTTATCGTCCGGTGAATTAA